The Bacillota bacterium genomic sequence TGTTGTCCCCAAAACGGGCAATCTTTGCTCCCTGGGCATCGTGCCAGGCCGCTGCCGCTCGAGTCCAGGTACCCAATTCTGCCAGCACCCGAGGATCTTGCCAGTGCCCAACGATTACCTTCCGTTCCAATCGAAGGCGAGAAGCAATATACCCAAACTCCCGGCATCCATGGGCCGACTGATTCAGATTCATAAAATCCATATCGATTTCATCCCAGGGGATCTCCCGATTATATTGCGTATGGAGATGAACAAAGGGTTTGTGCAGACTTCGCAATCCCGGGATCCACATGCGAGCCGGTGAGAAAGTATGCATCCAGGTAACCAACCCGATACAGTTTGCTGCGGCATTGGCCTCCAAGCACAGTGCATGAATTTCCTCGGAGCTGGTCAGCACCGGCTTGTACACAACCCGAACCGGGATCGCCTCGGCTCCGTCGAGACCCTGTGCCATCTCCTTGGAGTGGGCTTCCACTTGCCTAAGGGCTTCCTCACCATACAGGTGTTGACTGCCAGTCACAAACCAGACTTCTAACTCCCCAAGAGCCACCTTCATCCCACACCCTCCCGTCGAATCAAAGTTATCTTTGATGTTCCGGGTTAGTGACCATTTTCCTTGTTGGACTGGCTCCCCTTTGTGAGTCCCGTCATATAGTACTAGGAATCAAAGCCTAACACTTGTAGTGCTGGGCAAAGAGTGAGCTGTGCCGGTAATAAGACTATGTAAAGGGAGTGTATAGGAGTGAAAAAAGCACTGGTGCTGGTACTTGTGGTGTTGGCAGGTCTATTAATGGTCTCGGGTTTGATGGTGGCCCAAGCTGCGGACTTTCCCAACAAACCCATCACCTACATCATCCCCTTCGATCCCGGAGGACAGACGGACATCGAGGCCAGGCGCCAACAGCCAATCCTTGAGGAATTGTTGGGAGTGCCTGTCATCATTACCTACCGACCCGGTGGCGGCGGTTCCGTCGGCTGGTCTGAGTTAGCCAATTCACCGCCCACGGGCTATGTCATCGCCGGCAACAACATCCCCCACATCATTCTCCAACCGCTGCAAAGGGGCAATGCCGGCTATAACACCGAAGATCTGGAACCGGTTTCCCTGTTTCAAACTACCCCCATCGGACTCGCGGTTCTCAAATCCAGTCCCATTGAAAGTTTCGAGGATTTTGTCCAGTATGCTAAGGAACACCCCGGGGCAATTACCATCGCAGGATCGGGAACCTACTCAGGGCATCACATCGCCTATTTGCAGTTGGAGAAACTGGCTGGAATCAAGACCACCTACATCCCCTTCACCGGGGCTGCACCCCAGATCACGGCCTTCCTGGGCGGTCACACCACAGCCATTTTGGCCAACTCCAATGACTTGGTGCAGCATCAGGATCGGATTCGGGTCCTAGCTATCGGTGACGACCAGCGCTTTCCCAGCCTTCCCGATGTACCGACCTTCGTAGAACTGGGCTATGACATGATTCCCCGGATCGACCGCGGGATCTGTGTTCCCAAGGGCACCCCACCAGAGGTGATCGCCATCCTGGAAGCAGCCTTTCTAAGCATCGCCAGGGACCCTGAGATTCAGTCTCAGATGATTGAGCAGGGGTTTGTTCCCATGGCCCTGGGGGCACAGGAGTACAAGGAATATATTGCGCTGAAAACCGTGGAATACAGCGAGTTAATGCAGGCACTGGAGGACCGGTAGGAGGGGAAGGGAAACTACCCCTCCCACCGGCAAGGTCTGTGGTAGCCTGCAAGTTGGGAGGTCAAAGTCTTGCTGGAACACTTGTTATTTGCCTTCGGTGAAATCTTCGCGCCCAGTAATTTCCTACTGCTGGTCCTAAGCGGCATTGCGGGAATCATCGTGGGCTGTCTGCCTGGGTTGACGGCAACGATGGCTTTAGCCCTCTTGGTTCCCTTTACCTTCACGATGCCAGCCATCACCGGATTAATCATGCTCGGGGGATTGTATGTCGGAGCGATGTTCGGCGATGCCATTCCTGCCACACTGATCAATACCCCAGGCACCCCATCGGCCATTGCCACCACCTTTGATGGCTATCCCCTGGCAAAAAAGGGGCTAGCTCAACATGCTTTGACCGCCAATGCCTTTAGTTCCCTGGTGGGTGGACTGATCGGCACCATTCTCCTGCTCACGCTGTCCCCTCCCTTGGCGGAACTGGGGCTGAAGTTTGGACCTCCAGAGTACTTCTGGATGGCCATCTTTGGTTTGACCATCATCGGCACCCTGGCCTCCCAGTCAATTCTCAAGGGGTTGACGGGAGGAGCCCTGGGCTTGCTCCTCAGCACCATCGGGATTTCTCCCATTGCCGGTGATGTTCGGTTCACCTTCGGAGTAACGAACCTGCAGGCGGGAGTAGACCTAATGGTTGCCTTGATTGGCTTTTTCTGCATCCCCCAGGTGCTGGAGATGGTGGAATTCGGGGTCAAGCACCATCGACCGGTGAAATACAAACCCCAGAAGGGCGTCGCTCTTCAGACTATCGCCTTTCTCCTCCGCAAACCGATACTTTTGATCCGCTCATCATTAATTGGGGTCCTGATTGGGATCATCCCTGGAGCCGGCGGAAACATTGCTGCCCTAGTGTCCTATAACGAAGCTGTCCGATGGTCGAAAACCCCCGAGGAGTTTGGCAAAGGCAACATTGAGGGAATTGCGGCGACAGAAACCGCAAACTGCTCCGTGGTCCAGGGTTCCCTCATCCCGATGCTGACCCTAGGGATTCCCGGTTCGCCCGCGGCAGCGGTGATCCTAGGCGCACTGATGCTCCATGGCATGCGTCCCGGTGCGGAGATGTATACCACCTTTGGTCATATCACCTATACCTTCATTTTTTCTTTCTTTGTCGGCGTGATCGTGATGTTCATCTTTACCGCTTGGGGCTCTCGGATCTTCGCCAGAATGGTTAACGTACCCCTCCAGCATTTGGCACCAATGATTGCCTTCCTGGCCATAGTTGGCTCCTTTGCCATTCGCAACAGTCTGCTGGATGTGGGGCTCATGTTGCTCTTCGGCCTTTGCGCCTATGTTCTCCACAAGCTGGGCTTTGAGTCAGGACCGGTAGTTCTAGGACTAATCATGGGTCCCTTCGCCGAGCAGGGTCTGGTGCAATCGATCCTCATGGGGCGGGCCTCGGGCTCCGTTCTGCGCCTGATGTTTAGTCGGCCCATTAGCTTGGTTCTCATCGGTCTTTGTCTAGCCTCGGTAATTTGGCCGATGGTATCCCACTGGCAAGGAAAGCTGAGGACAGGGCAACGGGAGCAGGGACCCGCAGCTGCCGAGCAGCCTAGTGCAGCAATCACTGAGGAAGGGGTGGTGATGGGCCGTGATCAATAGTGACACCCTCTCTGGGCTTTTGACCTTAGCCCTAACCTTAGTGGCATGGTATCACTCCCGGGATTTCACCTATTACGGCGGACTCTTCGTTAATTGGGTGCTGGCCGTCTTGTTGGCGTTAGGCCTAACTTCAGCGGTGAAGGGACTGCTGCCGGCAAGGCGCAACCAGCCCAAAGAGAAGCCGGATCCAGCAGCCTATCGCAAGGTCCTGGCAACCCTGCTGGTTCTGGCTCTGGGAATTGCAGCCATGCCCTGGATCGGGTTTGTCCTGGGCAGTATCGCCATCTATACCCTAATTTCAATGCTGATTGCTCCCACCCGCCCAAGGTCTCCAAAGGGATGGGCCCAAACCCTAGTAATAGCTGCCATCACCTCTGGGGTCTTTTACGCGGTCTTTCGGTATGTCTTGATGGTGCCACTGCCCACGGGCACCTGGTTTGGCTAGCGCCTCCCACCCCTACAGCGTGGCTAGGAGGCAAATCTCCCCTTTGATCCAGAAAACGAGGCAGCCAGGATTCTACCCTCAGGCGGTAGATTCCTGGCTGCCTTGAATTCTATAACAGCCGCTGGCGCAGGTTTTCCGGGGAATCCATCGATAGGTATCCCACTGGGATATCAAAGATGGTAACCGCGCCGGTCTTGCCCTCCCGATGGAGACGGTACACCGCTCGAGCATAGGCTACCAAGACACTGGCGGTAAATTCCGGATTACTGTCTAACCGCAGGGAGAACTCCACCACTTGGTGGTGTTCGTCCCGTCGGCCGGTGGTGGCACTGCGAATCACCAATCCACCGTGGGGCATCTGGGAATGCTCCCGCAGCAGCTCCTCCTCGGTGATGAAGGTCACCTTCGTTTCATAATCGGCAAAGTAGTTGGGCATCGCCTTGATCTCTGCCGCGATCCTATCCTGATCCGCGCCCTCCTCTGCCACCACGTAACAATCCCGCAGGTGTTGCTCTCCCACCGCCAGCTCCGGTTGCTCCCCGGCTCGGACTCGATCCAAGGCCGCTGAAATCGGAATGGTGTACTGGACGGCATTTTTTACTCCGGGAATGCGCCGAATGGCATCGGAATGACCTTGGCTTACCCCTCGACCCCAGAAGGTATAGGTCTTACCTCCGGGCAACAGGGCCTCGGTCATCAGACGCTGGAGGGAAAACAGCCCCGGATCCCACCCGATGGAGATTGCCGCCAGCTTGCCCTTGGCTTTGGCGGTTTTGTCCATCAGGGCAAAATACTCTGGAATCCGGCTGTGGGTATCAAAGCTATCTACGGTGTTAAACATAGCGGCAAACTCCGGCCCTTGCTGAGGCAGATCCGTTGCCGACCCACCGCACAAAATCATCACATCGATCTGATCGGTGTACTCATGGGCCTTTGACACATTGAGCACCAAAGTCCCCTGTTCTCCTGTATTAACCTGTTCCACGGGCCGCCGGGTGAACACAGCCACCAGTTCCATGTCGGGGTTCTTGGCAACGGCCAGCTCAACACCCCGACCTAAATTCCCATAACCGACAATGCCTATTCGAATCTTTTCTGTCACTTCGCTTCCTCCCATAGTCGCCTTGCAACATCTTCTGCTCTGTTCATTCCATGACCTATGACGGCAATGTCAGCGGCAGCAGCTAGTAAGGCAGCTGTACCGGGGCATCGGCCACTACTTCAAATTGGCCCAGCAAGACACTGCGGCCCGTCAATTCAGCACTGCGGGCATCGGGCTGTTGTCCCCCGACACTGACCTGGAAGGTTCCCGGCTCCAGCACCGCGGCTCCCGCCTCATCAATCAGCGCCAACTGTCGCGGGGTCAGGGTAAATTCCACTACCTGCTCTTCCCCAGGGCGAAGGTGAATCCGCCGGAATCCCTCTAGACGCCAGCGGGGAACGGGAACCGAGGCCTCCAGGTCAGTCAGATAAAGCTGTACCACCTCATCCCCGGCCAACTCTCCCACGTTCTTGACGGTGACCTGGACCTTGACCGAATCCTCGGGCCCAACCTGGGACCCTTCGATCTTTAGCCCGGAGTATTCGAAATCGGTGTAAGACAGTCCATACCCAAAGGGATACAGAGGAGTATCGGTCATATAGCGGTAGGTTCGTCCCGCCATGCTGTAATCGGTAAACTCCGGAAGCTGATCCAGGGACTTAACATAGGTCACCGGCAGCCGTCCCGCGGGGTTGTAGCGACCAAAGAGAACATCGGCAATCGCGGTTCCGCCCTCTTCACCGGGATACCAGGCCTGTAAGATGGCCGGGACATTCTCCTGGGCCCAGTTGATGGTCAAGGGGCTGCCGCTAAAGAGGACCAGCACCACGGGCTTTCCTAACTGACACACCGCCTGGAGCAACTGCTCCTGCAGCACCGGCAGAGATAGACTGATGCGGTCTCCACCGCCATCGGAGTTAGCTACGTCACCTTCTTCCCCCTCAAGTTCCGGAGAAATACCCAGGCACATCACCACAACATCGGCCCGTTGGGCCACGGCTAGAGCCTCAGCAAAGCCATGGGTGGGCTTGACGCCCCAAGGAGCATCGGGAGAACCCTCGTACAAAGAGCATCCCTCGGCGTAGTACACCTTTGTCTCCGGCTTCACCGCTTGGCGAATGCCTTCCAGAGCAGTCACGTACCGGGAGGGAGTACCGAAGTAGTTGCCCAACAGGACACTCTTGCGATCGGCATTGGGTCCGATGACGGCAATGGATTGGATCTTGTCCCGATCCAAGGGAAGCAGTCCATCCTGGTTTTTCAACAACACCATACTCTCCCGCGCAGTTTCGAGAGCCAGCTCCCGATGGGCTTCACAGGCATTTACCTCGAAGGGGATTTGGGCATAGGGAACCCGCTCCGGTGGATCGAACATTCCCAACTTGAAGCGAGTGCGCAGCAGCCGACGCAAGGCTACATTTATTTCTTCTTCAGAGATTAGGCCCTGTTCCGCGGCAGCCACCAAGCTGGGGAAGGTGTGACCACAATTGAGGTCGCAGCCATTCTTAACCGCCAAGGCTGCCGATTCCTCCGGTGACTGGGTAACCTTGTGCCGTGCATGGATATCGTCAATGGCACCACAGTCGGATACCACATGGCCGGCAAATCCCCACTCCTGGCGCAGGATCTCCTCTAGCAGGGTGGGACTGGCACAGCAGGGCTCGCCATTGGTTCGATTGTACGCACCCATCACCGCCTCAACTTGGCCCTCCTGCACACAGGCTTTGAAGGCCGGCAAATAGGTCTCCCGCAGGTCCTTGGCACTGACCTGGGCATCGAACTCATGGCGCAGGGACTCTGGCCCGCTGTGGACGGCGTAGTGTTTGGCGCAGGCGGCAACCTTGAGATATTTCGGGTCATGGCCCTGCAGCCCCTTAATAAAGGCTACCCCCAACCGGCTCGTTAAGTAGGGATCCTCACCATAGGTTTCCTGTCCCCGGCCCCAGCGGGGATCCCGGAAGATGTTGACATTGGGAGACCAGAAGGTCAATCCCTTGTAAATCCCGCGGTCGCCATGGCGGGCGGCTTCATGATGCTTGGCTCGAGCCTCATCGGAGATTACCGAACCCACCTCTTCCAGGCGCTCGGGGCTAAAGGTAGCCGCCATCCCGATGGACTGAGGGAAAACTGTGGCCACTCCCGCCCGCCCAACGCCGTGGAGACATTCGTTCCACCAGTTGTACTCTGGAATTCCCACTGAAGAGAGTGCTGAGGAGTTATAGATCATCTGGGATACCTTCTCCTCCAGCGTCAACCGGGACAACAGATCTTCAATCCTGGCCTCTAGGGGTTGATCCGGATCCCGAAACAGTGGTAACTCTTGGGCTTTTGTGTTTTTGGCTTCCATGCCTGTACCTCCTTTAACCTTAGGTCCTACCCTTCGGCGATTAATTGGCTACTAAATCGATTCAGTTTTTCCGTCGCAAACACCTGCGATACCCAGGGGATTACAGGAGTTTATTTCAGGTTAACCGAAGTCTTTCATAAGTACAGAATTAAGGCCCTTGTCCGTGGAAGGAGTGATCCGGTGAATCGAGAAAACTCCACCAGATTTCTCGATGCCTTCGCCCACATAGAGCAGGCCCTAGAGGATATCTTAGGCACTACTAGACACAAACCTTTTTATCAGTTGGTGGACGAAGCGGCCCGTAAAGACCCCTTTGTTCAGGATATTGCCGTGGAACTAAAGGAATACGGCGATCTGCGCAACGCCATCGTGCACGAACGAATCGACGATGAACCCATCGCGGAACCCCATGCAGAAACCGTAGCCCGCATCGAGCGAATTCGTGACTTGCTGCTGGAGCCGCCCAAGGTTGATCAGGAATTTCTCGGGCCGGTGATTACCTGCCAAACCACAGATTTAGTCAGCACCGCCGCGGAACTGATGTACCAACACTCCTTTTCTAAGATTCCCGTATACGATGAGGAGAACAGATTCGTTGGACTGCTAACTGCTGAGGCCATCACCCATTGGCTCGGTGCCCAGCTGCAAAAAAGGAGCAACGATCTCTATCGGGAAAGGGTGGAATCGGTACTGAAGTATGTGGACGAAAGAACCACCAGTTTCCGGTTTATCAGTCGCCACACCCCCGTGTTTGAAGTGATGCGGCTCTTTGATGAAACTACCCATCGGGGGCAGCGGTTGCAGGCGGTGATTATCACCCACGACGGACGGGAGGACGCACAGCCCCTGGGAATCATCACCGTCTTTGATCTTCCGAAGATTTTCAACTTGATCAACTAGGGGAGAGGGCCAGCGAGGCTAGACACTCCCTAGACCCTGTAGTATAGTATAAATGAGACAGCTTCCTTGCTGCGGCCGCTGATGGTGGTGGGAAGAAATAGGCTCAAGATAGACCGGGATTTCTCCCAACCGATACCAGGAATTACCGTGGCAAGTACTGTCAAAATACGTCCGGTACCCCTTTGGGACTGGAACGGAGGGGAAAAAATTGAATCTAACTACCCGTCAAATTGTTGTGATCGGCATGCTGGGAGCTATTTCCATTGTGCTGGCGGTCTCGCCCTTGGGCTTTATTCCGATGCCCACGGGAGTTCACGTCACCATCATGCACATCCCGGCGATCATTGGGGGAATTTGGCAAGGGCCGGTATCGGGAGCCTTGGTGGGTCTAATTTTCGGCATCTATGCGCTGCTGAATCCCATTCCCGCCTTCTTTTCCGATCCTCTTGTCTCGGTTCTTCCCCGATTGCTGATCGGAGTTACCGCCTATTACGTCTACCGCGGCTGGTTCCACCGACGGACCAAGGTGATTGCTGCTGCCCTGGTGGGTTCTGCCACCAACACCATCGGTGTCTTGGGGATGATCGCCCTAAGGGGCTACCTACCCTTTGAGGCAGTGGCGGCCGTTGCCTTGAGCAACGGGATATTGGAGATGATTGTCTCCGCCATTGTGACCGCTCTCATCATCCGAGCGCTGTCCAAGGTGAGGGGTTTTTCGCTGCTTAGCTGAACAGACGGAATCAACTAACGGAGGGAATCCCGATGCTGTTGGCTGTCGACGTTGGTAACACATCCACGGAATACGGAGTCTTTGAGAAGGATCGTTTGGTTGCCAATTGGCGACTGAATACCCACCGTTTCCAAACCGCCGATGAGCTGGGTTTGATCACAAGTCTGATCCTCCATCAGCGAGGACTTAGACCAAGGGTCATCGACGGAATGATCATTGCCAGCGTGGTTCCCCCCGTCTTGCCTAACCTGCGGGAAATGGCCCGCACCTATTTCGATCTCGAGCCCTTGGTGGTTGGACCGGGAATCAAGACTGGGATCCCACTGCGGTTCGATCACCCAAGGGAGATCGGGGCCGATCGGATCTGTAACGCGGTGGCCACCATAGCCAAGTACGGCGGACCCGCGATTATTGTCGACTTTGGCACCTCCACGAATTTCGATGCCATTTCCCCATCCGGCGAGTACCTGGGCGGGGCCATCGCCCCGGGCATCAGGCTCTCCATGGAAGCCCTCTTTGGCAAAGCATCTCGGCTGCCTCAAGTGGACCTGTCCCGGCCGCCGTCGGTGATTGGCAAGAATACCGTTGACAGCCTTCGAGCTGGCATCTTCTTCGGCGTCTTTGGCCAAATCAAAGAAATTGTCACCAGAATGGCTGAGGAAATAACGGGAAATCCCACGGTGATCGCCACAGGCCCCTACGCTGAGCTTTTTACCCAGGAGATGGACCTGATTGCTCATGCCGAGCCCCATCTAACCCTGCAGGGTCTGCAGCTAATCTTCAGCTACAACCAGTCATAGAGGATAATCAGCAAGTGTAGTATTCAACAGCTCCAGCGATGGAGCTGTTTTCTTTTGGCAGGACTCCCCTTCTCCAAGGTGAAACTAGCGATCAAGTCAACAGCATCAAGTGGAAAGGGAGGAGTCACGATGAGAAGATATGTGGTGGCTTGCCGCACCCAAAGGGAGCAGCTGCCCGTTGTGGCCGCGGCAGGATTAAAATATGTGGAGATCGATATCGTTCCTGAATCGGAAGTTGCTTCCCTCAAAGGGACTTTGACGGACTTGGGGCTGGTGGCCAGTTCCGTAGTAGTGAGGATGGACATCAATTCCGATGCAGGGATTGCCCACCTACCTTCGGCCTTTTCCGTCGTTGAGCAGCTGGGAGCCTCGGTGGTTTTTACCAGTGTTAGCGCCAATGAATCCGAGCCCGAGGCCGCGATCCAAAGGCTCCGGCGGGTTGGTGATTTAGCCAAAGAGCATGGATTAACCGTTGCCCTGGAGACCCATCGCAACCTAGCGGAAAATTCTCAAGTACAGCTGCGGACCATGTCGGCAGTAGATCACGAAAACATCCGGATTAATTTCGATACGGGAAATATCTATTATTACAATCGGGGTCTTGATGCCGTCAGCGAGCTGAGCCATGCCCTGCCCTACGTCGCCAGTCTCCACCTGAAGGATACCATGGGGGAATACGAATCCTTTGACTTTCCGCCCCTGGGCCAGGGTATCGTGGACTTTCCCGGTGTGTTCAACCTCTTGGACCACTGGCGATTTGATGGCCCCTTGACCATGGAACTGGAGGGACCCATCATCCAGGAGTTAGGGCTGGCCAAGGCCCTGGAAGTTTCCATCAGCTACCTCAAGGATCTGGGCCTGGTGATCCCCTAGAATGGCTGCCCCCACCCGTTGCTGATTAATATTTCAAAGCTAGGGTAAATAATAGATAGGTAGTAGAACTTCAGTGGTGGGAGGCAAAAGGATGACTAAGGTATATGTTCTTTATGCCAGCATGTTTGGACACACCAAGGTGCTGGCAGAGGCAATCGCTGAAGGCGCAGAGAGCGTGGAAGGCGCTGAGGTGGTACTGGAGTCCGTCGAAGATGTCAATCTGGAAGAGCTGAAAACCGCCGATGCTATCATTTGGGGATCCTCGGGGTTCTTTGGCACCCCCAACCCGAAGATGGCTACCTTCCTCTCGAAATTAGGTGGGATGTGGGCCACGGGAGATCTCAGGGGCAAAGTAGGAGGTGTCTTTGCCACCACTTCGACTCAACACATGGGTATTGAGCAGATTCTCCGGGTGCTCCAACTGCCCATGCAGCATCATGGTATGATTGTGGTTTCCAACACCGGTGAATTAACACCGGAAAGGACACTATATGGTTGTCCCTATGGAGCGGCCGCCACTATACCCGTTGAAACCTCTAAGGATGCACCGATGAATCGGCCTCGGCCAGAGGAAATGGAGCTGGCCAAAGAGTACGGGGCGTTAGTAACCAAGACCGCAGCCCGGTTGAAATAGGATACCGGAGCACTTCACCAACGGAAAAAGCCCTGACGGGGAGGTTCCCTTCGTAACCCCTCGTCAGGGCTTTTTGTTCTGTGAAAGGAGGAGATCACTAGAAACTATTAATCTCTAGACATCTAGGGCCACCAACGTTCCTTTGCAGTTGTTGGTGGTTATTGCTACCTCCTTCAGCTTGGCTAATTGATGCGTTTATTATACCCCAAGGCACAATATCTGGCGGGAGAATTCCTGCTATCCCCGTCGCAGGCCCTTGCTACCAAGGCATCTGAGCCCGAACCACGTCCATCACCGCGTCCCCTCGGTTAATGGGATGTTCGGAATCTACCCCTGAGAGGATAAAGTGGGCTTCCGCCTCCCCATCTCCCCGCTCCAGCTTCACGAGAATCTGGTTCCATCCTGCCTTGAGGGTAGCCTCCGCGTAGTTAACTCCGTCGCCCCCTTCGTTGGGTGCCAGGGGCACCACCTGCGTTGTTCGATGGATGGGCTCTCCGTTGATCCAAAACTGCATCCGGTTGTTGTTGGGCACGCCAATCAGCACCTGGCGCTCCTTGAGGGCCTCCACGAAATGGGCTAGATACACCACTCCCTGCCTTCCGTCGAATAACTCCTCAGGGCGAAGATCGTTATCGTGGCGCCAAATCTCCCTCCAGCCGTCGGGAACTGCCGTCAATATCTCTGTCTCCACCACACCGCAGTCATCCTCCAGGTTCTTACCGACAAACACCGGGGAAACCAACCAGCGAAAGCCCCCAGCGTAGACCAAGGGGATTCCCATCAAGCCCGGTCGGTCCTCGACCCAGATCTCAATCATCCCCCGATTGGATAATTCAATGGCATCGGGACTAGCTGATACCTCAAACTCAAGGGCCAGTTTCTGGTATGGCTCCAACTCTGCTTGCTGGCTTTCCCGAGGCGATATGTTCCAGTCCTTGGGAAGGCACACTGTCACGGTGCAATTGAGGCTCTCTGCTCCAGGATTAGCCAGGGTGAGGGTAAACCTGCTGGGTTGGTCTCCCACCACCGCGGCTGAATGATGGTAGGTCACCTCCGCCTGCAGGGTCTTGAGATCGAACTTCAGGGTATCGGGTCGATAATGATGCAGGGATGCTAGATCCAGGTCAAAGGTAGGGGGACTCTGCTTCTGTGAGATACTGTCTACAATCTCTACTTTGCAGTTCCAGTAATTCAACACCCGGAGAGCCATTTGGTAGACCTCTTCCGTGAGTTCATGGAGATTAGTGGGAGCGGTGAGGTTCTTGATGCCACCGGTGTTAACGTTGGTGGTAATCTCATCACCTAGGGGCTGCACCCACTTTTCCGGCAATCCCTGACGACCGAGAATAATGCCGAGAATTGCTCCCAAGGTAGCCCCGGTACAGTCGGTGTCCCAACCACAATTGACGGCCTTGCACAGGGCATCGGCAAAGTCCTCTCCCCACAGCCACCCTACCGTCTGGAAGGCCAGGTTCAAGGGCGAGTATTGGGCAACGGGGCTGTAGAACTCGGTCTTGAGAATCTCCCGGGCCTCGATCCAGGATCGACCTTGGTGGTACAGCTCAAGGGTGCGGGTGATCGCCCGGTGGGTCTTGCAGCTGGCGGGAATGGCGCTTAGCCCCAAGGAAATAAGTTCAAACTTGTCATCGATGACAAAGGCACAGGACTCCACCACCGCGTTAAAGATTTCTCCATATACCGATTCGCCGCCGGCGTGATCACAGATCGCGTCTTGAAAGGCATAATGGGCAGCAACCTGGGGCGCGGCCGGCGCCACACAGGCCCAGATCTCCGAACGGATGGGGCTTCCCATACAATCGATAAACCAGTTGTTATACCATCCAGAAACGGGAGGCTGCAATCCCTTTACCAAATTGGTCTTATGCAACCCGTATTCATCGAAGTTGTAGGCAACACAGTTTAACCAATAGTCCGCCAAATCCCGGGCAGTCAACCCCGGCCCCCGCTCCTTCAGGGCCTGGAGCCAGATCAGCTGCAGTTCTAGATCGTCG encodes the following:
- a CDS encoding ADP-ribosylglycohydrolase family protein, producing the protein MGMIQLDRATYLDKVYGCWLGKNIGGTLGEPLEKRFGQDEMFDVWWYPELPEGGIPNDDLELQLIWLQALKERGPGLTARDLADYWLNCVAYNFDEYGLHKTNLVKGLQPPVSGWYNNWFIDCMGSPIRSEIWACVAPAAPQVAAHYAFQDAICDHAGGESVYGEIFNAVVESCAFVIDDKFELISLGLSAIPASCKTHRAITRTLELYHQGRSWIEAREILKTEFYSPVAQYSPLNLAFQTVGWLWGEDFADALCKAVNCGWDTDCTGATLGAILGIILGRQGLPEKWVQPLGDEITTNVNTGGIKNLTAPTNLHELTEEVYQMALRVLNYWNCKVEIVDSISQKQSPPTFDLDLASLHHYRPDTLKFDLKTLQAEVTYHHSAAVVGDQPSRFTLTLANPGAESLNCTVTVCLPKDWNISPRESQQAELEPYQKLALEFEVSASPDAIELSNRGMIEIWVEDRPGLMGIPLVYAGGFRWLVSPVFVGKNLEDDCGVVETEILTAVPDGWREIWRHDNDLRPEELFDGRQGVVYLAHFVEALKERQVLIGVPNNNRMQFWINGEPIHRTTQVVPLAPNEGGDGVNYAEATLKAGWNQILVKLERGDGEAEAHFILSGVDSEHPINRGDAVMDVVRAQMPW
- a CDS encoding sugar phosphate isomerase/epimerase, encoding MRRYVVACRTQREQLPVVAAAGLKYVEIDIVPESEVASLKGTLTDLGLVASSVVVRMDINSDAGIAHLPSAFSVVEQLGASVVFTSVSANESEPEAAIQRLRRVGDLAKEHGLTVALETHRNLAENSQVQLRTMSAVDHENIRINFDTGNIYYYNRGLDAVSELSHALPYVASLHLKDTMGEYESFDFPPLGQGIVDFPGVFNLLDHWRFDGPLTMELEGPIIQELGLAKALEVSISYLKDLGLVIP
- a CDS encoding flavodoxin family protein, producing MTKVYVLYASMFGHTKVLAEAIAEGAESVEGAEVVLESVEDVNLEELKTADAIIWGSSGFFGTPNPKMATFLSKLGGMWATGDLRGKVGGVFATTSTQHMGIEQILRVLQLPMQHHGMIVVSNTGELTPERTLYGCPYGAAATIPVETSKDAPMNRPRPEEMELAKEYGALVTKTAARLK
- a CDS encoding type III pantothenate kinase encodes the protein MLLAVDVGNTSTEYGVFEKDRLVANWRLNTHRFQTADELGLITSLILHQRGLRPRVIDGMIIASVVPPVLPNLREMARTYFDLEPLVVGPGIKTGIPLRFDHPREIGADRICNAVATIAKYGGPAIIVDFGTSTNFDAISPSGEYLGGAIAPGIRLSMEALFGKASRLPQVDLSRPPSVIGKNTVDSLRAGIFFGVFGQIKEIVTRMAEEITGNPTVIATGPYAELFTQEMDLIAHAEPHLTLQGLQLIFSYNQS